From the Streptomyces nigrescens genome, one window contains:
- the topA gene encoding type I DNA topoisomerase codes for MSPTSETTDGGGRRLVIVESPAKAKTIKGYLGPGYVVEASVGHIRDLPNGAAEVPAKYKGEPWARLGVNVDADFQPIYVVNSDKKDQVKKLKELLAESDELYLATDEDREGEAIAWHLQEILKPKVPVHRMVFHEITKDAIREAVANPRDLNQKLVDAQETRRILDRLYGYEVSPVLWKKVMPRLSAGRVQSVATRLVVERERERIAFRSAEYWDLTGTFATGRAGDASDPSTLTARLNTVDGRRIAQGRDFGPNGQLKNDVLHLDEANARALAAALENTDFAVRSVESKPYRRSPYAPFRTTTLQQEASRKLGFGAKATMQVAQKLYENGFITYMRTDSTTLSDTAVAAARAQVTHLYGANYLPDKPRTYAGKVKNAQEAHEAIRPSGDRFRTPAETGLTGDQFKLYELIWKRTVASQMKDATGNSVTVKIGGRAADGRDAEFSASGKTITFHGFLKAYVEGADDPNAELDDRERRLPQVAEGDALAAQEITADGHATKPPARYTEATLVKELEEREIGRPSTYASIIGTILDRGYVFKKGTALVPSFLSFAVVNLLEKHFGRLVDYSFTAKMEDDLDRIARGEAQSVPWLRRFYFGQGHGEGGAADAGNGDGDHLGGLKELVEDLGAIDAREISSFPVSEDIKLRVGRYGPYVERGEKDAEGHQRADVPDDLAPDELTVEYAEELLAKPSGDFELGMDPDSGHQIVAKDGRYGPYVTEILPEGTPKTGKNAVKPRTASLFKSMSLDTVTLEDALKLMSLPRVVGKDPEGVEITAQNGRYGPYLKKGTDSRSLESEEQLFSITVDEALAIYAQPKQRGRAAAKPPLKELGTDPVSGKPVVVKDGRFGAYVTDGETNATLRRDDDVETVTAERGYELLAEKRAKGPAKKTAKKAAKKAPAKKTAAKKTAAKKTAAKKTTTAKKTTAKKTTAKKTTAKTAAAKKTAASAED; via the coding sequence TTGTCCCCGACCAGCGAGACCACAGACGGCGGCGGCCGCCGACTCGTCATCGTCGAGTCGCCTGCCAAGGCGAAGACGATCAAGGGCTACCTCGGCCCTGGCTACGTGGTCGAGGCCAGCGTCGGACACATCCGCGATCTGCCCAACGGCGCCGCAGAGGTCCCGGCGAAGTACAAGGGCGAGCCCTGGGCCCGCCTCGGCGTGAACGTCGACGCCGACTTCCAGCCGATCTACGTCGTCAACAGTGACAAGAAGGACCAGGTCAAGAAGCTCAAGGAGCTGCTGGCCGAGTCCGACGAGCTCTACCTCGCCACAGATGAGGACCGCGAGGGCGAGGCCATCGCCTGGCACCTCCAGGAGATCCTCAAGCCCAAGGTCCCCGTCCACCGGATGGTCTTCCACGAGATCACCAAGGACGCGATCCGCGAGGCCGTCGCCAATCCGCGCGATCTGAACCAGAAGCTGGTCGACGCCCAGGAAACCCGCCGGATCCTCGACCGCCTCTACGGCTACGAGGTCTCGCCGGTCCTGTGGAAGAAGGTCATGCCCCGGCTGTCGGCCGGCCGGGTGCAGTCCGTCGCGACCCGTCTCGTCGTCGAGCGGGAGCGCGAGCGCATCGCCTTCCGCTCCGCCGAGTACTGGGACCTGACCGGCACCTTCGCCACCGGCCGGGCCGGTGACGCCAGCGACCCGTCGACGCTGACCGCACGGCTGAACACCGTCGACGGCCGCCGTATCGCCCAGGGCCGCGACTTCGGCCCCAACGGGCAGCTCAAGAACGATGTGCTCCATCTGGACGAGGCGAACGCCCGCGCGCTCGCCGCCGCCCTGGAGAACACCGACTTCGCGGTGCGCTCGGTCGAGTCCAAGCCCTACCGCCGCTCGCCGTACGCCCCGTTCCGTACGACCACCCTCCAGCAGGAGGCCAGCCGCAAGCTCGGCTTCGGCGCCAAGGCCACCATGCAGGTGGCCCAGAAGCTGTACGAGAACGGCTTCATCACCTATATGCGTACGGACTCCACCACGCTCTCGGACACCGCGGTCGCCGCGGCCCGGGCGCAGGTGACGCATCTGTACGGCGCGAACTACCTGCCGGACAAGCCGCGCACCTACGCCGGCAAGGTCAAGAACGCCCAGGAGGCGCACGAGGCGATCCGCCCCTCCGGCGACCGCTTCCGCACCCCGGCCGAGACCGGTCTGACCGGCGACCAGTTCAAGCTCTACGAGCTGATCTGGAAGCGGACCGTCGCCTCCCAGATGAAGGACGCGACCGGTAACTCCGTCACCGTCAAGATCGGTGGCCGGGCCGCCGACGGCCGGGACGCCGAGTTCAGCGCGTCCGGCAAGACCATCACCTTCCACGGCTTCCTCAAGGCCTATGTGGAGGGCGCCGACGACCCCAACGCCGAGCTCGACGACCGCGAGCGCCGGCTGCCGCAGGTCGCCGAGGGCGATGCGCTGGCCGCGCAGGAGATCACCGCCGACGGGCACGCCACCAAGCCGCCCGCCCGTTACACCGAGGCCACGCTGGTCAAGGAGCTGGAAGAGCGCGAGATCGGCCGCCCGTCGACCTATGCGTCGATCATCGGCACGATCCTCGACCGCGGCTATGTCTTCAAGAAGGGCACCGCGCTCGTCCCGTCCTTCCTGTCCTTCGCGGTGGTCAACCTCCTGGAGAAGCACTTCGGCCGGCTGGTCGACTACAGCTTCACCGCCAAGATGGAGGACGACCTCGACCGCATCGCCCGCGGTGAGGCGCAGTCCGTGCCGTGGCTGCGGCGCTTCTACTTCGGCCAGGGCCACGGCGAGGGCGGTGCCGCGGACGCCGGCAACGGCGACGGCGACCACCTCGGCGGGCTCAAGGAACTGGTCGAGGACCTGGGCGCGATCGACGCCCGGGAGATCTCGTCCTTCCCGGTCAGCGAGGACATCAAGCTGCGGGTCGGCCGCTACGGCCCGTATGTGGAGCGCGGGGAGAAGGACGCCGAGGGCCACCAGCGCGCCGACGTCCCCGACGACCTGGCGCCCGACGAGCTGACCGTGGAGTACGCGGAGGAGCTGCTCGCCAAGCCGAGCGGCGACTTCGAGCTGGGCATGGACCCGGACAGCGGCCACCAGATCGTCGCCAAGGACGGCCGCTACGGCCCGTACGTCACCGAGATCCTGCCCGAGGGCACCCCGAAGACCGGCAAGAACGCGGTCAAGCCGCGTACCGCCTCGCTCTTCAAGTCGATGTCCCTGGACACGGTGACGCTGGAGGACGCGCTCAAGCTGATGTCGCTGCCGCGCGTCGTCGGCAAGGACCCCGAGGGCGTGGAGATCACCGCGCAGAACGGCCGCTACGGCCCGTACCTCAAGAAGGGCACCGACTCGCGCTCCCTGGAGAGCGAGGAGCAGCTCTTCTCGATCACCGTCGACGAGGCGCTGGCGATCTACGCCCAGCCCAAGCAGCGCGGGCGGGCCGCCGCCAAGCCGCCGCTCAAGGAGCTGGGGACGGACCCGGTGAGCGGCAAGCCGGTGGTGGTCAAGGACGGCCGGTTCGGTGCGTATGTCACCGACGGCGAGACCAACGCGACGCTGCGGCGGGACGACGACGTCGAGACGGTCACCGCCGAGCGGGGCTACGAGCTGCTCGCGGAGAAGCGCGCCAAGGGGCCGGCGAAGAAGACCGCGAAGAAGGCGGCCAAGAAGGCGCCGGCCAAGAAGACGGCCGCGAAGAAGACGGCCGCCAAGAAGACCGCGGCGAAGAAGACGACCACGGCGAAGAAGACGACCGCCAAGAAGACCACCGCCAAGAAGACCACCGCGAAGACGGCGGCGGCCAAGAAGACGGCGGCGTCGGCCGAGGACTGA
- a CDS encoding DUF2752 domain-containing protein: MSTGESWGPAEPAGPTGASVRTRTLRRASVMLGVGAAAAVYLWHTDPHQPGQLLIPCPFKWATGLLCPLCGGTRMAYDLMHGEVVTAFHDNAVLLTLGGPAVAYAVGRWLVAGLRGRVHRPRLSGRGNAVVLGIAAVWMLARNLVG; encoded by the coding sequence GTGAGCACCGGGGAGTCCTGGGGTCCCGCCGAGCCCGCGGGACCCACCGGGGCATCGGTGCGGACCCGCACCCTCCGGCGGGCGTCGGTCATGCTCGGCGTCGGTGCGGCGGCCGCCGTCTATCTCTGGCACACCGATCCCCACCAGCCCGGGCAGCTGCTGATCCCCTGCCCCTTCAAATGGGCCACCGGGCTGTTGTGCCCGCTGTGCGGCGGGACCCGGATGGCGTACGACCTGATGCACGGCGAGGTCGTGACGGCCTTCCACGACAACGCCGTGCTGCTCACCCTGGGCGGGCCGGCCGTGGCGTACGCCGTCGGGCGCTGGCTGGTCGCCGGCCTCCGCGGGCGGGTCCACCGCCCGCGGCTGTCGGGCCGCGGCAATGCCGTGGTGCTCGGCATCGCCGCGGTGTGGATGCTCGCCCGCAATCTCGTCGGCTGA